One window of the Synechococcus sp. CC9311 genome contains the following:
- a CDS encoding AarF/ABC1/UbiB kinase family protein codes for MSVLSVFDGSSRALEIVRIVSRHEWSFLSQLLNRGDASETRLPLPSVLCNILTELGPVYVKLGQLLSTRPDLLGEDYIEALSQLQADVPAVPWEQLRSQLEKELGCSVDKAFSTFTDTPIAAGSVGQVYKATLPEFGAVAVKVLRPGIAAQVEEDGRLLRKIAALAAATSLGGLYDFVGLADQVLEALVRELDFRIEASNTLRLQRSLEQSSFVPDAQIRLPQVVQRLSSRSVLVLEWIEGASILSPEAHEALEAGPGLVATTTALLGAFVEQYFVEGFFHADPHPGNLKVLADGKVILLDAGMVGQFDPRTRSNLLDLVLALINQDGARATDVLEQIAPPARGVKVDRQHLQRQLDQLIAKSFSKPLEELNFALFLAALLQLANRSGLRVPGTLGLFVKSVTNLEGVGNSLNPAFSFTGEMQPLVAQLLARAVMLPQERLMQFGLDLRNLTIDSPRQLSQLLRRFSSDDLVFAIQLEGLDAMRASLDRMSQRVSLAILVASLLLSATVMATLAQQPLLRNVSEGLFIGATLFGLWLIVSLLRSSRR; via the coding sequence TGCCTTCGGTCCTGTGCAACATCCTGACGGAGCTCGGACCTGTGTATGTGAAGTTGGGTCAGCTGTTGAGTACACGCCCCGACCTGCTGGGGGAGGACTACATCGAGGCATTGAGTCAATTGCAGGCGGATGTTCCAGCCGTGCCTTGGGAGCAATTGAGATCGCAACTGGAGAAGGAACTGGGCTGCTCTGTCGACAAGGCGTTCTCAACGTTCACCGACACGCCGATTGCGGCTGGAAGTGTGGGGCAGGTGTACAAAGCAACCTTGCCTGAGTTCGGTGCTGTAGCGGTGAAGGTGTTGAGGCCAGGGATCGCTGCCCAGGTGGAAGAAGACGGTCGCTTATTGCGCAAGATTGCTGCCCTCGCTGCAGCAACGTCTCTCGGTGGTTTGTACGACTTCGTGGGTCTTGCCGATCAGGTGCTTGAGGCTTTGGTGCGGGAGCTCGATTTCAGGATTGAGGCCTCCAATACCTTGCGTCTGCAGCGCAGTTTGGAACAGTCGAGTTTCGTGCCTGACGCTCAGATTCGTCTGCCCCAAGTGGTGCAGCGGTTGTCGAGCCGCAGCGTGCTCGTGCTCGAGTGGATCGAAGGCGCATCAATCCTGAGCCCTGAAGCTCACGAAGCCCTCGAGGCTGGGCCTGGATTGGTGGCAACAACAACGGCGCTGCTTGGTGCCTTTGTAGAGCAGTACTTCGTGGAGGGATTTTTTCATGCGGATCCCCATCCCGGCAATCTCAAAGTGCTGGCCGATGGCAAGGTGATCCTGCTGGATGCGGGAATGGTGGGTCAGTTCGATCCACGTACGCGCAGCAACTTGCTGGATCTTGTCTTGGCCCTGATTAACCAGGACGGAGCCCGGGCAACGGATGTGTTGGAGCAAATTGCGCCACCGGCACGGGGGGTGAAAGTGGATCGTCAGCACTTGCAACGGCAGCTTGATCAGCTGATTGCCAAGAGTTTTTCCAAGCCATTGGAGGAGCTGAATTTCGCCCTATTTCTCGCCGCATTGCTGCAGCTGGCTAATCGCTCAGGATTGAGGGTGCCTGGAACCCTTGGCCTGTTTGTGAAATCGGTCACCAACTTGGAGGGGGTCGGCAATTCTTTGAACCCGGCGTTCAGTTTCACCGGGGAGATGCAGCCCTTGGTGGCTCAACTGCTCGCTCGTGCCGTGATGCTGCCTCAAGAGCGGCTGATGCAGTTTGGCCTTGATTTGCGCAACCTCACGATTGACTCCCCGCGCCAGCTGAGTCAGCTGTTGCGGCGCTTCAGCAGTGACGACTTGGTGTTTGCCATTCAGCTGGAGGGGCTTGATGCCATGCGCGCCAGCTTGGACCGCATGTCGCAGCGGGTGTCCTTGGCAATTCTGGTGGCATCGCTATTGCTTAGTGCCACGGTGATGGCCACCTTGGCCCAACAACCTTTGCTCAGGAACGTTAGCGAGGGGTTATTTATTGGAGCCACCTTGTTTGGCCTCTGGCTGATTGTGTCGTTGCTGCGCTCTAGTCGTCGATGA
- a CDS encoding FAD-dependent oxidoreductase, whose amino-acid sequence MPSDTPSHVVVIGAGWAGWGAAKSLCEAGVRVTLIDGMNDPTGSTPLATPSGKPFEAGTRGFWKDYPNINALTEELKLGNRFTEFTTSAFWSPNGLEATAPVFGDGPQLPSPLGQAFATINNFKRLPVADRLSIAGLLVAMLDLNRNDAVYQQYDGIDALTLFKQLRISDRMINEFLRPILLVGLFKPPEELSAAVTMELLYYYALAHQDSFDVRWIKRKSIAEQLLAPLSQRLRKQHHLEVLGGTLASRLNVSPNGTTVTSVETLSLATGRSSVINDVDAVVLAVGAKGMGALMTNSPECAALSPELVRAGNLGAIDVVSVRLWLDRTVPVAEPANVLSRFQALRGSGATFFMLDQLQRDSQQELWGADPVQGSVIASDFYNATAIAELSDQGIVDCLMQELLPKVQPAFRTAQVVDQEVRRYPGSVSLFSPGSFKQRPPLETSMASIVCAGDWVRMGDREFGAKGLCQERAYVCGLEAGNSLLKRKIISGTTQSQPLQHPVIQIRDDEPQVVLGRTINKLVMDQLDLFGLKHPWLR is encoded by the coding sequence ATGCCAAGCGACACCCCCTCCCATGTGGTTGTAATCGGAGCGGGATGGGCTGGCTGGGGTGCCGCCAAATCCCTCTGCGAAGCCGGGGTTCGGGTGACCTTGATCGACGGGATGAACGATCCAACGGGCAGCACCCCGCTCGCCACCCCAAGCGGCAAACCATTCGAGGCCGGTACGCGGGGGTTTTGGAAGGACTACCCCAATATCAATGCCCTTACGGAAGAACTCAAACTCGGCAACCGTTTCACCGAGTTCACCACCAGCGCCTTCTGGTCCCCCAACGGTCTGGAAGCCACAGCTCCAGTGTTCGGTGATGGCCCGCAGCTACCCAGCCCTCTGGGCCAGGCCTTCGCCACAATCAACAACTTCAAGCGGTTACCAGTAGCCGATCGGCTCAGCATCGCCGGACTTCTGGTAGCCATGCTCGATTTGAACCGCAACGATGCGGTGTACCAGCAGTACGACGGCATCGATGCACTGACGCTGTTCAAACAGTTGCGGATCAGCGATCGGATGATCAATGAGTTCCTTCGGCCGATCCTGCTGGTGGGACTGTTCAAGCCACCTGAGGAGCTCTCAGCGGCGGTGACGATGGAGTTGCTGTACTACTACGCACTGGCCCATCAGGATTCTTTTGATGTGCGCTGGATCAAGCGCAAGAGCATCGCAGAGCAACTGTTGGCTCCGCTCAGTCAGCGGTTGCGCAAGCAACATCATCTGGAAGTGCTTGGGGGAACGTTGGCATCGCGGCTGAACGTCTCCCCAAATGGAACAACGGTGACTTCCGTTGAAACCCTCTCGCTAGCCACGGGCCGCAGCTCTGTTATCAACGATGTGGATGCCGTGGTGCTCGCGGTGGGCGCTAAGGGGATGGGGGCACTGATGACCAACTCCCCAGAGTGCGCGGCTCTGTCCCCGGAGCTGGTGCGGGCAGGCAATCTCGGCGCCATTGATGTGGTGTCCGTGCGCTTGTGGCTTGATCGCACAGTGCCGGTTGCCGAGCCCGCCAATGTGTTGTCGCGTTTCCAGGCACTTCGGGGATCCGGCGCCACTTTCTTCATGCTCGATCAGCTGCAAAGGGACAGTCAGCAGGAGCTCTGGGGTGCAGATCCAGTACAGGGCTCGGTGATTGCAAGCGACTTCTATAACGCCACAGCAATTGCTGAACTCAGCGATCAGGGGATTGTCGATTGCCTCATGCAGGAGTTGTTGCCGAAGGTGCAGCCGGCCTTCCGCACAGCGCAGGTGGTGGATCAGGAGGTGCGGCGTTATCCCGGGTCGGTGTCATTGTTTTCACCGGGAAGTTTCAAGCAGCGGCCACCGCTGGAAACGTCGATGGCCTCGATCGTCTGCGCTGGAGATTGGGTGCGGATGGGAGATCGGGAATTCGGCGCCAAAGGGCTCTGCCAGGAGCGTGCCTATGTGTGTGGTTTAGAAGCCGGAAATTCACTGCTCAAACGCAAGATCATCTCGGGAACAACGCAGTCTCAGCCCCTTCAACACCCTGTGATCCAGATTCGCGACGACGAACCACAGGTTGTACTGGGTCGCACCATCAACAAACTCGTGATGGATCAACTGGATCTCTTTGGACTCAAACACCCTTGGCTTCGTTAA
- a CDS encoding NAD(+) kinase has product MPRVGLIVNDGKSLAVETAQTIQERLELAGHDVVRASSSGGMVGFANPDQHLRMLGYNACVPEGFDDSMVLAIVLGGDGTVLSAARQTAPIGVPILTINTGHLGFLAEAYLGDLDKALEQILTDRWTIEERANMVVSVMRGDQRRWEALSLNEMALHREPLTSMCHFEIAIGRHAPVDISADGVILSTPTGSTAYALSAGGPVITPDCPVLQLTPIAAHSLASRALVFSDQEPVTVFPATPERLMMVVDGSAGCYVWPEDRVLIRRSDHPVRFVRLSDHEFFQVLRNKLGWGLPHVAKPDRP; this is encoded by the coding sequence GTGCCCAGGGTCGGACTGATCGTGAATGACGGAAAGTCGCTCGCCGTAGAGACCGCTCAAACGATTCAGGAGCGTCTGGAGCTTGCCGGACATGACGTGGTGCGGGCCAGCAGTTCTGGAGGGATGGTGGGTTTCGCTAACCCAGATCAGCACCTGCGCATGTTGGGGTACAACGCCTGCGTGCCCGAGGGGTTTGATGACTCGATGGTGCTGGCAATTGTGTTGGGAGGCGATGGCACAGTGCTGTCGGCTGCCCGACAAACGGCACCTATTGGTGTGCCGATTCTGACGATCAACACTGGCCATCTCGGCTTTCTTGCAGAGGCCTATCTGGGTGATCTTGATAAGGCTCTCGAGCAGATCCTCACCGATCGCTGGACGATCGAGGAGCGCGCCAACATGGTTGTGAGCGTGATGCGCGGAGATCAAAGGCGCTGGGAAGCCCTGTCTCTTAACGAAATGGCGTTGCACCGTGAGCCACTCACCAGCATGTGCCATTTCGAGATTGCGATTGGCAGGCATGCGCCCGTAGATATCTCTGCTGATGGGGTGATCCTGTCGACGCCCACCGGATCCACGGCCTACGCCCTTAGCGCCGGTGGACCTGTGATCACCCCCGATTGCCCGGTGCTGCAGCTCACTCCGATCGCGGCTCATTCCTTGGCCTCGCGTGCGCTTGTTTTTAGTGATCAGGAACCGGTCACGGTGTTTCCTGCTACTCCTGAACGTCTGATGATGGTGGTGGACGGCAGTGCTGGTTGTTACGTCTGGCCTGAAGACCGGGTGTTGATCCGGCGCAGTGACCATCCCGTGCGCTTTGTGCGCTTGTCGGACCACGAGTTTTTCCAGGTATTGCGCAACAAGCTGGGCTGGGGACTCCCCCATGTGGCGAAGCCGGATCGTCCATGA
- a CDS encoding response regulator transcription factor, with product MNEQGVLLLVGSEALHLKDRLEASGYPALEWGAGNSTIAASGQQPIAAIVSPGQMPEVSELRQRFGTLPILLGVNEDSIQARELCFSSGADDFWLATNAPSDLLQRLRLHLSLQKRMEELRPVIVVGDLQLETSSGMVRRGTRSIGLTERESSLLLLLFKERGKAVSRDQILREVWHDDQGVSSNVVEVYIRYLRQKLEAAGDTRLIHTIRGRGYCLNNGVPFLKSS from the coding sequence ATGAATGAGCAGGGAGTGTTGTTGCTGGTTGGTTCTGAGGCCTTGCATCTCAAAGATCGCCTAGAGGCTTCGGGCTATCCAGCGTTGGAGTGGGGGGCTGGAAATAGCACCATTGCAGCTTCTGGCCAGCAGCCGATAGCTGCGATCGTGTCGCCGGGCCAGATGCCTGAGGTGAGTGAGCTCCGCCAGAGGTTTGGAACGCTGCCGATTTTGCTGGGCGTGAACGAAGACAGCATTCAGGCTCGAGAGCTCTGCTTCAGTTCTGGGGCGGATGATTTCTGGTTGGCCACCAATGCACCGAGCGATCTCCTGCAACGCTTGCGCCTCCATCTTTCTCTTCAGAAACGCATGGAAGAGCTCCGTCCCGTGATCGTGGTTGGTGATTTACAGCTTGAAACCAGTAGCGGAATGGTGCGTCGTGGGACCCGGTCGATTGGCTTAACGGAGCGAGAATCGTCGTTGCTGCTGTTGCTGTTTAAGGAGCGGGGCAAGGCCGTGAGTCGTGATCAAATCCTGCGTGAGGTTTGGCACGATGATCAAGGGGTGTCGAGCAATGTGGTGGAGGTGTATATCCGTTATTTGCGTCAGAAGCTTGAGGCGGCAGGCGACACACGCTTAATTCACACCATTCGTGGCCGTGGTTATTGCCTCAATAACGGCGTTCCTTTCCTGAAGAGCTCTTGA
- a CDS encoding DUF192 domain-containing protein — translation MDVSPPQPQQLPLEAQWCVRDDTCVLLEVADQPEEQRLGLMQRPALPPLRGMWFPFKPARPLRFWMLNTIAPLDMVFVHQGEVIAIEADVPICPAMPCKSFGPMADADGVIELRAGEAKRLGVGVGNAVVIETIQSVTPSNDASE, via the coding sequence ATGGACGTATCTCCCCCCCAGCCACAGCAGTTGCCGCTTGAAGCTCAATGGTGCGTTCGCGACGACACCTGCGTGCTTTTAGAAGTGGCGGACCAGCCCGAAGAACAACGGCTTGGATTAATGCAACGTCCGGCTTTGCCGCCTCTGAGGGGAATGTGGTTTCCGTTTAAGCCGGCACGCCCGTTGCGCTTTTGGATGCTGAATACGATTGCGCCACTCGACATGGTGTTTGTGCACCAGGGGGAGGTGATTGCGATTGAGGCTGATGTGCCCATTTGTCCAGCAATGCCCTGCAAGTCGTTTGGGCCGATGGCTGACGCGGACGGTGTGATCGAGCTACGGGCTGGAGAGGCTAAGCGCCTGGGGGTTGGCGTTGGGAACGCGGTGGTGATCGAAACGATCCAATCCGTGACGCCAAGCAATGACGCCAGCGAATGA